A genomic window from Peromyscus maniculatus bairdii isolate BWxNUB_F1_BW_parent chromosome 1, HU_Pman_BW_mat_3.1, whole genome shotgun sequence includes:
- the Gvqw3 gene encoding LOW QUALITY PROTEIN: protein GVQW3 (The sequence of the model RefSeq protein was modified relative to this genomic sequence to represent the inferred CDS: inserted 2 bases in 2 codons; deleted 1 base in 1 codon), whose protein sequence is MRDRYLEQKISIKFCVKLNKSASKTHHLLKAYGDEVVSRARXFDWHKRFKVGQGDVRDDARSGRPVTHRTDENIQKFKDLVYSNRQLTARTMAEELNLDKGTAGLILKENLTMRKXSAKIIASILKNEPKLKEFVFPYDHSEEIMKPSLYVREKTTNSETCSHLQQKAGGEIVLPLSNPRIHPLGSQLLQGPISASIPTRVAGNWFTSW, encoded by the exons ATGAGGGATCGCTATTTAGAACAAAAGATTAGTATCAAGTTTTGCGTGAAATTGAACAAATCTGCAAGTAAGACCCACCATCTTTTGAAAGCCTACGGTGATGAAGTGGTGTCCAGGGCTC GTTTTGACTGGCACAAAAGGTTTAAAGTAGGGCAGGGAGATGTCCGAGATGATGCACGAAGTGGTCGTCCAGTCACCCACAGGACGGATGAAAATATCCAGAAGTTCAAGGACTTGGTTTATTCAAACAGGCAGTTAACGGCGAGAACGATGGCTGAAGAATTAAATTTAGATAAAGGAACCGCTGGACTCATTCTGAAAGAAAACCTGACCATGAGAA AGTCTGCCAAGATTATAGCGAGTATTTTGAAGAATGAGCCTAAA TTAAAGGAATTTGTATTCCCATATGACCATTCAGAGGAAATTATGAAACCTAGCTTATATGTGAGGGAAAAGACAACAAATTCTGAAACGTGCAGTCATTTGCAGCAGAAAGCTGGTGGGGAAATTGTTCTGCCTCTGTCTAATCCCAGAATCCACCCTCTTGGCAGCCAGCTTCTCCAGGGGCCAATCTCAGCAAGCATTCCCACtagggttgctgggaattggttCACATCCTGGTGA
- the Thap12 gene encoding 52 kDa repressor of the inhibitor of the protein kinase isoform X1 yields the protein MPNFCAAPNCTRKSTQSDLAFFRFPRDPARCQKWVENCRRADLEDKTPDQLNKHYRLCAKHFETSMICRTSPYRTVLRDNAIPTIFDLTSHLNNPHSRHRKRIKELSEDEIRSLKQKKIEETSEQEQETNSNAQNPSAEAVNQQDGNVLPLTLEEKENKEYLKSLFEILILMGKQNIPLDGHEADEIPKGLFAPDNFQALLECRINSGEEVLRKRFETTAVNTLFCSKAQQRQMLEICESCIREETLREVRDSHFFSIITDDVVDIAGEEHLPVLVRFVDEAHNLREEFVGFLPYEADAEILAVKFHTTITEKWGLNMEYCRGQAYIVSSGFSSKMKVVASRLLEKYPQAIYTLCSSCALNSWLAKSVPVIGVSVALGTIEEVCSFFHRSPQLLLELDNVISVLFQNSEERGKELKEICHSQWTGRHDAFEILVDLLQALVLCLDGINSDTNIRWNNCIAGRAFVLCSAVTDFDFIVTVVVLKNVLSFTRAFGKNLQGQTSDVYFAAGSLTAVLHSLNEVMENIEVYHEFWFEEATNLATKLDIQMKLPGKFRRSQQGNLEPQLTSENYYKDTLSVPTVEHIIQELKDIFSEQHLKALKCLSLVPSVMGQLKFNTSEELHAEMYRSDLPNPDTLAAELHCWRIKWKHRGKDIDLPSTIYEALHLPDIKFFPNVYALLKVLCILPVMKVEKARYENGRKRLKAYLRNTLTDQRSSNLALLNINFDIKHDLDLMVDTYIKLYTNKPELPTNNSETIENT from the exons ATGCCGAACTTCTGCGCAGCCCCCAACTGCACACGGAAGAGCACGCAGTCGGACCTGGCCTTCTTCAGGTTCCCTCGGGACCCGGCCAG aTGCCAGAAGTGGGTTGAGAATTGTAGGAGAGCAGACTTAGAAGATAAAACACCTGATCAACTAAATAAACATTATCGACTATGTGCCAAACACTTTGAGACCTCTATGATCTGTAGAACC agtccTTATCGTACAGTTCTTCGAGATAATGCAATACCAACAATATTTGATCTCACCAGTCATTTGAACAATCCACATAGCAGACACAGAAAACGAATAAAAGAATTG agTGAAGATGAAATCAGGtcactgaaacagaaaaaaa TTGAGGAAACTTCTGAACAAGAACAGGAAACTAATAGCAATGCTCAGAACCCTAGTGCAGAAGCAGTGAACCAGCAGGATGGAAATGTGTTACCTTTGACCCTTGAGGAGAAGGAGAACAAAGAGTACCTCAAGTCATTATTTGAGATTCTGATTCTCATGGGAAAGCAGAACATACCCTTGGATGGGCACGAGGCAGATGAGATCCCAAAAGGCCTCTTTGCTCCAGATAACTTTCAGGCGCTCCTGGAGTGCCGAATCAACTCTGGAGAGGAGGTCCTGCGGAAGCGCTTTGAGACCACAGCGGTGAACACGTTATTCTGCTCCAAAGCCCAGCAGAGACAGATGCTGGAGATCTGTGAGAGCTGCATTCGGGAGGAGACGCTCAGGGAAGTGAGAGACTCGCACTTCTTTTCCATCATCACAGATGATGTGGTGGACATAGCAGGAGAAGAGCACTTGCCTGTGCTGGTGAGGTTTGTCGATGAAGCTCATAACCTGAGAGAAGAGTTTGTGGGCTTCCTGCCCTATGAAGCTGATGCAGAAATTTTGGCTGTGAAGTTTCACACTACAATAACTGAGAAATGGGGATTGAATATGGAGTATTGTCGTGGTCAGGCTTACATTGTGTCCAGTGGATTTTCTTCCAAAATGAAAGTTGTCGCTTCGAGACTTTTAGAAAAATACCCCCAGGCTATCTACACACTCTGCTCTTCCTGTGCCTTAAATTCGTGGTTGGCGAAGTCTGTCCCTGTGATAGGGGTGTCCGTGGCTTTAGGAACGATTGAGgaagtttgttcttttttccaCCGATCACCACAGCTGCTTTTAGAACTTGACAATgtaatttctgttctttttcagaACAGTGAAGAGCGGGGTAAAGAGCTGAAGGAAATTTGCCATTCCCAGTGGACAGGCAGACATGACGCCTTTGAAATCTTAGTGGATCTCCTACAAGCACTTGTTTTATGTTTAGATGGTATAAATAGTGACACAAATATTAGGTGGAATAACTGTATAGCCGGACGAGCATTCGTACTCTGTAGTGCAGTGACAGATTTTGATTTCATTGTTACCGTTGTTGTTCTTAAAAATGTGTTATCTTTTACAAGGGCCTTTGGGAAGAACCTCCAGGGACAAACTTCTGATGTCTACTTTGCAGCCGGCAGCTTGACTGCAGTACTGCATTCACTTAATGAAGTGATGGAAAATATTGAAGTTTATCATGAGTTTTGGTTTGAGGAAGCCACAAATTTAGCAACCAAACTTGACATTCAAATGAAACTCCCAGGGAAATTCCGGAGGTCCCAGCAAGGTAACCTGGAACCTCAACTAACCTCGGAGAATTACTATAAAGACACCCTCAGTGTTCCAACAGTGGAGCACATTATTCAGGAACTTAAAGACATATTCTCCGAACAGCACCTCAAAGCTCTGAAATGCCTATCTCTGGTACCCTCAGTCATGGGGCAGCTCAAATTCAACACCTCAGAAGAGCTCCATGCTGAAATGTACAGGAGCGACCTACCCAACCCTGACACGCTTGCAGCCGAGCTTCACTGTTGGAGAATCAAGTGGAAACACAGAGGGAAAGACATCGACCTCCCATCCACTATTTATGAAGCCCTCCATCTTCCTGACATCAAGTTCTTTCCCAATGTCTATGCCTTGCTGAAGGTCCTATGTATTCTCCCTGTGATGAAAGTTGAGAAAGCGCGCTATGAAAATGGGCGAAAGCGACTCAAGGCATATTTGAGGAACACTTTGACAGACCAGAGGTCAAGTAATTTGGCTTTGCTTaacataaattttgatataaaacatGATCTGGATTTAATGGTGGACACATACATCAAACTCTATACAAATAAACCAGAGCTTCCTACAAATAATTCAGAAACCATTGAAAATAcctaa
- the Thap12 gene encoding 52 kDa repressor of the inhibitor of the protein kinase isoform X2: protein MICRTSPYRTVLRDNAIPTIFDLTSHLNNPHSRHRKRIKELSEDEIRSLKQKKIEETSEQEQETNSNAQNPSAEAVNQQDGNVLPLTLEEKENKEYLKSLFEILILMGKQNIPLDGHEADEIPKGLFAPDNFQALLECRINSGEEVLRKRFETTAVNTLFCSKAQQRQMLEICESCIREETLREVRDSHFFSIITDDVVDIAGEEHLPVLVRFVDEAHNLREEFVGFLPYEADAEILAVKFHTTITEKWGLNMEYCRGQAYIVSSGFSSKMKVVASRLLEKYPQAIYTLCSSCALNSWLAKSVPVIGVSVALGTIEEVCSFFHRSPQLLLELDNVISVLFQNSEERGKELKEICHSQWTGRHDAFEILVDLLQALVLCLDGINSDTNIRWNNCIAGRAFVLCSAVTDFDFIVTVVVLKNVLSFTRAFGKNLQGQTSDVYFAAGSLTAVLHSLNEVMENIEVYHEFWFEEATNLATKLDIQMKLPGKFRRSQQGNLEPQLTSENYYKDTLSVPTVEHIIQELKDIFSEQHLKALKCLSLVPSVMGQLKFNTSEELHAEMYRSDLPNPDTLAAELHCWRIKWKHRGKDIDLPSTIYEALHLPDIKFFPNVYALLKVLCILPVMKVEKARYENGRKRLKAYLRNTLTDQRSSNLALLNINFDIKHDLDLMVDTYIKLYTNKPELPTNNSETIENT from the exons ATGATCTGTAGAACC agtccTTATCGTACAGTTCTTCGAGATAATGCAATACCAACAATATTTGATCTCACCAGTCATTTGAACAATCCACATAGCAGACACAGAAAACGAATAAAAGAATTG agTGAAGATGAAATCAGGtcactgaaacagaaaaaaa TTGAGGAAACTTCTGAACAAGAACAGGAAACTAATAGCAATGCTCAGAACCCTAGTGCAGAAGCAGTGAACCAGCAGGATGGAAATGTGTTACCTTTGACCCTTGAGGAGAAGGAGAACAAAGAGTACCTCAAGTCATTATTTGAGATTCTGATTCTCATGGGAAAGCAGAACATACCCTTGGATGGGCACGAGGCAGATGAGATCCCAAAAGGCCTCTTTGCTCCAGATAACTTTCAGGCGCTCCTGGAGTGCCGAATCAACTCTGGAGAGGAGGTCCTGCGGAAGCGCTTTGAGACCACAGCGGTGAACACGTTATTCTGCTCCAAAGCCCAGCAGAGACAGATGCTGGAGATCTGTGAGAGCTGCATTCGGGAGGAGACGCTCAGGGAAGTGAGAGACTCGCACTTCTTTTCCATCATCACAGATGATGTGGTGGACATAGCAGGAGAAGAGCACTTGCCTGTGCTGGTGAGGTTTGTCGATGAAGCTCATAACCTGAGAGAAGAGTTTGTGGGCTTCCTGCCCTATGAAGCTGATGCAGAAATTTTGGCTGTGAAGTTTCACACTACAATAACTGAGAAATGGGGATTGAATATGGAGTATTGTCGTGGTCAGGCTTACATTGTGTCCAGTGGATTTTCTTCCAAAATGAAAGTTGTCGCTTCGAGACTTTTAGAAAAATACCCCCAGGCTATCTACACACTCTGCTCTTCCTGTGCCTTAAATTCGTGGTTGGCGAAGTCTGTCCCTGTGATAGGGGTGTCCGTGGCTTTAGGAACGATTGAGgaagtttgttcttttttccaCCGATCACCACAGCTGCTTTTAGAACTTGACAATgtaatttctgttctttttcagaACAGTGAAGAGCGGGGTAAAGAGCTGAAGGAAATTTGCCATTCCCAGTGGACAGGCAGACATGACGCCTTTGAAATCTTAGTGGATCTCCTACAAGCACTTGTTTTATGTTTAGATGGTATAAATAGTGACACAAATATTAGGTGGAATAACTGTATAGCCGGACGAGCATTCGTACTCTGTAGTGCAGTGACAGATTTTGATTTCATTGTTACCGTTGTTGTTCTTAAAAATGTGTTATCTTTTACAAGGGCCTTTGGGAAGAACCTCCAGGGACAAACTTCTGATGTCTACTTTGCAGCCGGCAGCTTGACTGCAGTACTGCATTCACTTAATGAAGTGATGGAAAATATTGAAGTTTATCATGAGTTTTGGTTTGAGGAAGCCACAAATTTAGCAACCAAACTTGACATTCAAATGAAACTCCCAGGGAAATTCCGGAGGTCCCAGCAAGGTAACCTGGAACCTCAACTAACCTCGGAGAATTACTATAAAGACACCCTCAGTGTTCCAACAGTGGAGCACATTATTCAGGAACTTAAAGACATATTCTCCGAACAGCACCTCAAAGCTCTGAAATGCCTATCTCTGGTACCCTCAGTCATGGGGCAGCTCAAATTCAACACCTCAGAAGAGCTCCATGCTGAAATGTACAGGAGCGACCTACCCAACCCTGACACGCTTGCAGCCGAGCTTCACTGTTGGAGAATCAAGTGGAAACACAGAGGGAAAGACATCGACCTCCCATCCACTATTTATGAAGCCCTCCATCTTCCTGACATCAAGTTCTTTCCCAATGTCTATGCCTTGCTGAAGGTCCTATGTATTCTCCCTGTGATGAAAGTTGAGAAAGCGCGCTATGAAAATGGGCGAAAGCGACTCAAGGCATATTTGAGGAACACTTTGACAGACCAGAGGTCAAGTAATTTGGCTTTGCTTaacataaattttgatataaaacatGATCTGGATTTAATGGTGGACACATACATCAAACTCTATACAAATAAACCAGAGCTTCCTACAAATAATTCAGAAACCATTGAAAATAcctaa
- the Thap12 gene encoding 52 kDa repressor of the inhibitor of the protein kinase isoform X3: MGKQNIPLDGHEADEIPKGLFAPDNFQALLECRINSGEEVLRKRFETTAVNTLFCSKAQQRQMLEICESCIREETLREVRDSHFFSIITDDVVDIAGEEHLPVLVRFVDEAHNLREEFVGFLPYEADAEILAVKFHTTITEKWGLNMEYCRGQAYIVSSGFSSKMKVVASRLLEKYPQAIYTLCSSCALNSWLAKSVPVIGVSVALGTIEEVCSFFHRSPQLLLELDNVISVLFQNSEERGKELKEICHSQWTGRHDAFEILVDLLQALVLCLDGINSDTNIRWNNCIAGRAFVLCSAVTDFDFIVTVVVLKNVLSFTRAFGKNLQGQTSDVYFAAGSLTAVLHSLNEVMENIEVYHEFWFEEATNLATKLDIQMKLPGKFRRSQQGNLEPQLTSENYYKDTLSVPTVEHIIQELKDIFSEQHLKALKCLSLVPSVMGQLKFNTSEELHAEMYRSDLPNPDTLAAELHCWRIKWKHRGKDIDLPSTIYEALHLPDIKFFPNVYALLKVLCILPVMKVEKARYENGRKRLKAYLRNTLTDQRSSNLALLNINFDIKHDLDLMVDTYIKLYTNKPELPTNNSETIENT; the protein is encoded by the coding sequence ATGGGAAAGCAGAACATACCCTTGGATGGGCACGAGGCAGATGAGATCCCAAAAGGCCTCTTTGCTCCAGATAACTTTCAGGCGCTCCTGGAGTGCCGAATCAACTCTGGAGAGGAGGTCCTGCGGAAGCGCTTTGAGACCACAGCGGTGAACACGTTATTCTGCTCCAAAGCCCAGCAGAGACAGATGCTGGAGATCTGTGAGAGCTGCATTCGGGAGGAGACGCTCAGGGAAGTGAGAGACTCGCACTTCTTTTCCATCATCACAGATGATGTGGTGGACATAGCAGGAGAAGAGCACTTGCCTGTGCTGGTGAGGTTTGTCGATGAAGCTCATAACCTGAGAGAAGAGTTTGTGGGCTTCCTGCCCTATGAAGCTGATGCAGAAATTTTGGCTGTGAAGTTTCACACTACAATAACTGAGAAATGGGGATTGAATATGGAGTATTGTCGTGGTCAGGCTTACATTGTGTCCAGTGGATTTTCTTCCAAAATGAAAGTTGTCGCTTCGAGACTTTTAGAAAAATACCCCCAGGCTATCTACACACTCTGCTCTTCCTGTGCCTTAAATTCGTGGTTGGCGAAGTCTGTCCCTGTGATAGGGGTGTCCGTGGCTTTAGGAACGATTGAGgaagtttgttcttttttccaCCGATCACCACAGCTGCTTTTAGAACTTGACAATgtaatttctgttctttttcagaACAGTGAAGAGCGGGGTAAAGAGCTGAAGGAAATTTGCCATTCCCAGTGGACAGGCAGACATGACGCCTTTGAAATCTTAGTGGATCTCCTACAAGCACTTGTTTTATGTTTAGATGGTATAAATAGTGACACAAATATTAGGTGGAATAACTGTATAGCCGGACGAGCATTCGTACTCTGTAGTGCAGTGACAGATTTTGATTTCATTGTTACCGTTGTTGTTCTTAAAAATGTGTTATCTTTTACAAGGGCCTTTGGGAAGAACCTCCAGGGACAAACTTCTGATGTCTACTTTGCAGCCGGCAGCTTGACTGCAGTACTGCATTCACTTAATGAAGTGATGGAAAATATTGAAGTTTATCATGAGTTTTGGTTTGAGGAAGCCACAAATTTAGCAACCAAACTTGACATTCAAATGAAACTCCCAGGGAAATTCCGGAGGTCCCAGCAAGGTAACCTGGAACCTCAACTAACCTCGGAGAATTACTATAAAGACACCCTCAGTGTTCCAACAGTGGAGCACATTATTCAGGAACTTAAAGACATATTCTCCGAACAGCACCTCAAAGCTCTGAAATGCCTATCTCTGGTACCCTCAGTCATGGGGCAGCTCAAATTCAACACCTCAGAAGAGCTCCATGCTGAAATGTACAGGAGCGACCTACCCAACCCTGACACGCTTGCAGCCGAGCTTCACTGTTGGAGAATCAAGTGGAAACACAGAGGGAAAGACATCGACCTCCCATCCACTATTTATGAAGCCCTCCATCTTCCTGACATCAAGTTCTTTCCCAATGTCTATGCCTTGCTGAAGGTCCTATGTATTCTCCCTGTGATGAAAGTTGAGAAAGCGCGCTATGAAAATGGGCGAAAGCGACTCAAGGCATATTTGAGGAACACTTTGACAGACCAGAGGTCAAGTAATTTGGCTTTGCTTaacataaattttgatataaaacatGATCTGGATTTAATGGTGGACACATACATCAAACTCTATACAAATAAACCAGAGCTTCCTACAAATAATTCAGAAACCATTGAAAATAcctaa